One Theropithecus gelada isolate Dixy chromosome 17, Tgel_1.0, whole genome shotgun sequence genomic region harbors:
- the OXGR1 gene encoding 2-oxoglutarate receptor 1, producing MNEPLDYLANASDFPDYAAAFGNCTDENIPLKMYYLPVIYGIIFLVGFPGNAVAISTYIFKMRPWKSSTIIMLNLACTDLLYLTSLPFLIHYYASGENWIFGDFMCKFIRFSFHFNLYSSILFLTCFSIFRYCVIIHPMSCFSIHKTRCAVVACAVVWIISLVAVIPMTFLITSTTRTNRSACLDLTSSDELTTIKWYNLILTATTFCLPLVIVTLCYTTIIHTLTHGLQTHSCLKQKARRLTILLLLVFYVCFLPFHILRVIRIESRLLSISCSIENQIHEAYIVSRPLAALNTFGNLLLYVVVSDNFQQTVCSIVRCKVSGNLEQAKKISYSNNP from the coding sequence ATGAATGAGCCACTAGACTATTTAGCAAATGCTTCTGATTTCCCCGATTATGCAGCTGCTTTTGGAAATTGCACTGATGAAAACATCCCCCTCAAGATGTACTACCTCCCTGTTATTTACGGCATTATCTTCCTCGTGGGATTTCCAGGGAACGCAGTAGCGATATCcacttacattttcaaaatgcGACCTTGGAAGAGCAGCACCATCATCATGCTGAACCTGGCCTGCACAGATCTGCTGTATCTGACCAGCCTCCCCTTCCTGATTCACTACTACGCCAGTGGTGAAAACTGGATCTTTGGCGATTTCATGTGTAAGTTTATCCGCTTCAGCTTCCATTTCAACCTGTATAGCAGCATCCTCTTCCTCACCTGTTTCAGCATCTTCCGCTACTGTGTGATCATTCACCCAATGAGCTGCTTTTCCATTCACAAAACTCGATGTGCAGTTGTAGCCTGTGCTGTGGTGTGGATCATTTCACTGGTAGCTGTCATTCCTATGACCTTCTTGATCACATCAACCACCAGGACCAACAGATCAGCCTGTCTCGACCTCACCAGTTCGGATGAACTCACTACTATTAAGTGGTACAACCTAATTTTGACTGCAACCACTTTCTGCCTCCCCTTGGTGATAGTGACACTTTGCTATACCACGATTATTCACACTCTGACCCATGGACTGCAAACCCACAGCTGCCTTAAGCAGAAAGCTCGAAGGCTAACCATTCTGCTACTCCTCGTATTTTACGTATGTTTTTTACCCTTCCATATCTTGAGGGTCATTCGGATCGAATCTCGCCTGCTTTCGATCAGCTGTTCCATTGAGAATCAGATCCACGAAGCTTACATCGTTTCTAGACCATTAGCCGCTCTGAACACCTTTGGTAACCTGTTACTGTATGTGGTGGTCAGCGACAACTTTCAGCAGACTGTGTGCTCAATAGTGAGATGTAAAGTAAGCGGGAACCTTGAGCAAGCAAAGAAAATCAGTTACTCAAACAACCCTTGA